From a single Helicovermis profundi genomic region:
- a CDS encoding IS1634 family transposase, with protein sequence MYLRKIKQKKSGRTYLSIVESYRDKETKKPRSRTIQSLGYLDELYKDYTDPIEHFENIVKEMNHESSVKEIDVLVKYKSSEKLSIGTNNRKNFGYAALSSIYHTLEIDKFLINRQRSTKIEANTNHIMKLLINSRLLEPGSKKQAYDNRDMFFEKTNYSLDDVYRSLSFFNEKSNELQLWINDRIKENYSRDTNLVYYDVTNYYFESDKTDDFRRKGVSKEHRPNPIVQMGLFMDTNGIPITYDLYAGNTNDCLTYRPTFSRMKKEFDLGKVIVVADKGMNTGDNINYTLSANDGFVFSQTARGANAELKNYIKNDEGFEWLGSDYKWKSRLYPTEINVTMASGKKKKKPIDVKQVVFYSEKYAKKARHERAKAIEKAEKLIKSPSSYNRSTSHGAAGYVKNLTFVKETGEIADSTALILDKKKIKDQEELDGYYVLVTSEYEKSASDIIEIYRGLWKIEESFKVTKSDLESRPVFVSTEKHIKAHFLTCFIALVIARILEYKLNGKYSITRIINSLKKCSCTNVDQNYYLFDYYDEVLQDIGLATNVDFSTKIRTLQQIKKNISETKK encoded by the coding sequence ATGTATCTTAGAAAAATTAAACAAAAGAAATCTGGTCGAACTTACCTTTCTATTGTTGAAAGCTATAGAGATAAAGAAACTAAAAAACCTAGATCTAGAACAATTCAGTCACTTGGATATTTAGATGAACTATATAAAGATTATACTGATCCAATAGAACACTTTGAAAATATCGTGAAAGAAATGAACCATGAAAGTTCAGTTAAAGAAATAGATGTATTGGTTAAATACAAATCATCTGAAAAACTTTCTATTGGTACCAATAACCGTAAAAACTTTGGCTATGCTGCATTGAGTTCTATCTATCACACTCTTGAGATAGATAAGTTTTTAATAAACAGACAACGTTCTACCAAGATTGAAGCAAATACTAATCACATTATGAAGTTACTTATAAACTCAAGACTATTAGAGCCGGGTTCAAAAAAGCAAGCATACGACAATAGAGATATGTTCTTTGAAAAAACAAACTATTCTTTAGACGATGTTTACCGCTCATTAAGTTTTTTCAACGAAAAAAGTAATGAACTACAACTTTGGATAAATGATCGTATCAAAGAGAACTACAGTAGAGATACCAATCTTGTTTATTACGATGTAACCAATTACTATTTTGAGTCAGATAAAACCGATGATTTTAGACGCAAAGGTGTTTCTAAAGAACACCGCCCTAATCCAATTGTTCAAATGGGTTTATTTATGGATACCAATGGTATTCCTATTACTTACGATCTTTACGCTGGAAATACTAATGACTGTTTAACGTATAGACCAACGTTTTCTCGTATGAAAAAAGAATTTGATTTAGGTAAAGTAATAGTTGTTGCAGATAAAGGTATGAATACAGGTGACAATATTAATTATACTCTTTCAGCAAATGATGGATTTGTCTTTAGTCAAACAGCAAGAGGCGCTAATGCAGAACTTAAAAACTATATCAAAAATGATGAAGGATTCGAATGGCTTGGATCTGACTACAAGTGGAAATCACGTTTATATCCTACAGAAATAAATGTAACTATGGCATCAGGTAAAAAGAAAAAGAAACCAATTGATGTAAAGCAAGTTGTATTTTACAGTGAAAAATACGCAAAAAAAGCTAGACACGAGAGAGCAAAAGCCATAGAAAAGGCAGAAAAACTTATTAAATCTCCTTCTAGTTATAATCGCTCTACATCTCACGGTGCTGCAGGCTATGTTAAGAATCTTACTTTTGTAAAAGAAACGGGAGAAATTGCAGATTCAACGGCACTTATTCTGGACAAAAAAAAAATCAAAGATCAAGAAGAACTTGATGGTTACTATGTTCTAGTGACAAGCGAGTATGAAAAATCAGCTAGTGATATCATTGAAATTTATCGCGGTTTATGGAAGATAGAAGAATCATTTAAGGTTACTAAAAGCGACTTAGAATCAAGACCTGTGTTTGTATCAACTGAAAAACACATAAAAGCGCATTTTCTAACTTGCTTCATTGCATTAGTCATAGCTAGAATACTTGAATATAAACTAAATGGGAAATATAGCATTACCAGAATTATTAATAGTCTAAAAAAATGTAGTTGTACAAACGTCGATCAAAACTATTATTTATTTGATTATTATGATGAAGTTTTACAAGATATTGGATTAGCTACAAACGTTGATTTTTCAACAAAGATAAGAACGTTACAACAAATCAAAAAAAATATTTCAGAAACTAAAAAATAG
- the rarD gene encoding EamA family transporter RarD — MDKKNYINGIIYGTLAFTIWGILPLYWKAVNIINPYQIFLQRVVWSFIFIAILIIFTGKSKEFTSVLKKPKLFSKAIAPSLFISINWLLYIWAVNNNYVIETSLGYYLNPLVLTLLGRIFLKEHLNKLQIIGISFASIGVLLQALFYGRIPYIAIVLAVSFAIYGLLKKTSPFESLHGLGYETLIIGIPSVIILSIIEGTGKGISGNINPSFWFLIALSGIITATPLVLYGASTRKIPLNVVGFLQYIAPTIALFLGIFVFKEPFNSNSLISFVLIWIGLAFFSYSQYKLLKNSSN; from the coding sequence ATGGATAAAAAAAATTATATCAATGGAATAATATACGGAACACTCGCATTTACTATATGGGGAATACTTCCCTTGTACTGGAAAGCTGTAAATATAATTAACCCTTATCAAATATTTCTTCAAAGGGTAGTTTGGTCATTTATTTTTATTGCCATTTTAATTATATTTACCGGCAAATCAAAAGAATTCACTAGTGTACTAAAAAAGCCAAAACTATTTTCTAAAGCAATTGCTCCATCATTATTTATATCTATAAATTGGCTACTATATATTTGGGCAGTAAATAATAACTATGTAATTGAAACAAGCTTGGGTTACTATCTAAATCCTCTTGTACTTACCTTGCTTGGTAGAATATTTTTAAAAGAACATCTAAACAAACTACAAATTATAGGAATAAGTTTTGCAAGCATTGGAGTTTTGCTTCAAGCACTTTTTTATGGACGTATACCTTATATTGCAATAGTACTAGCTGTGTCTTTTGCAATTTATGGACTACTTAAAAAAACTTCTCCATTTGAATCATTACATGGACTTGGTTATGAAACTTTAATAATAGGAATACCCTCAGTAATAATTTTATCAATCATTGAGGGAACTGGTAAAGGTATAAGTGGAAATATAAATCCAAGTTTCTGGTTTTTAATCGCACTTAGCGGAATAATAACAGCTACTCCGCTCGTTCTCTACGGAGCAAGCACAAGAAAAATACCACTTAATGTAGTAGGTTTTCTACAATACATTGCACCTACTATAGCTCTTTTTTTAGGAATTTTTGTTTTTAAAGAGCCATTCAATTCAAATTCTCTAATATCATTTGTACTAATTTGGATTGGACTTGCTTTCTTTTCATATTCACAGTATAAACTATTAAAAAACTCAAGTAATTAA